In a single window of the Rhinolophus ferrumequinum isolate MPI-CBG mRhiFer1 chromosome 21, mRhiFer1_v1.p, whole genome shotgun sequence genome:
- the PIGW gene encoding phosphatidylinositol-glycan biosynthesis class W protein has product MSQKQMKEAFVSNHNGTSVLEITQGLCLPAFCILCRGLLIVLSQHLCFFPHTWRSGFFIDFVFLIVPLVTTLTILSSFILLEHLAVIIFGAGLLYQIYCRRTCFARMPVQKILEKFLKTSVESEYIPAISCFRVINSAFTAVAILAVDFPLFPRKYAKTELYGTGAMDFGVGGFVFGAAMVSPEIRRKCMEGSRFYYLTKSLYSVWPLVFLGMGRLVIIKSIGYQEHLTEYGVHWNFFFTLVVVKLITSLLLIFSPLNKSWLVAMSITVLYQLALDLTPLKRLILYGTDGSGTRIGLLNANREGIFSTLGYVAIHMAGVQTGSYVLKKRSHIKDVIKVAYCILLTAVSLFISLYVVQVNVEAVSRRMANLAFCIWIVASSLILLSSLLLGDIILSFAKFVIQGAVVPCSWQLIQSPATNKKHSESVVSEAERKEPSFCLITAMNRNQLIFFLLSNVTTGLINLLVDTLHSSTLWALFVLNLYMFTNCLIVYMLHLQDKTVKFW; this is encoded by the coding sequence atgtcgCAAAAGCAGATGAAGGAAGCTTTTGTCAGTAACCACAATGGAACCAGCGTGCTGGAAATTACCCAGGGCTTGTGCTTACCTGCATTCTGTATCCTGTGCAGAGGGCTGCTGATTGTTCTCTCACAGcacttgtgtttttttccacatACCTGGAGATCTGGATTCTTCATTGACTTTGTTTTCCTAATAGTTCCCCTGGTGACCACTTTGAccattttgtcttcatttatCTTACTTGAGCACCTCGCTGTAATTATCTTTGGGGCAGGGCTATTGTATCAAATATACTGCAGGAGAACTTGCTTTGCTAGAATGCCTGTCcaaaaaatccttgaaaaattcttaaaaaccaGTGTAGAATCAGAATACATTCCAGCCATCTCCTGTTTCCGTGTAATTAACAGTGCATTTACTGCTGTTGCTATTTTGGCTGTGGACTTCCCACTTTTTCCCAGAAAATATGCCAAAACCGAGCTCTACGGGACAGGAGCAATGGATTTTGGAGTAGGAGGCTTTGTTTTTGGGGCTGCAATGGTTAGTCCAGAGATTAGGAGAAAATGTATGGAAGGGTCCAGATTTTACTATCTTACCAAGTCATTATACTCTGTTTGGCCATTAGTCTTCCTAGGAATGGGACGATTAGTCATTATAAAATCCATAGGCTATCAAGAACATTTAACTGAGTATGGAGTTCACTGGAACTTTTTCTTTACATTAGTAGTTGTGAAATTGATAACATCactgcttttgattttttcccccctaaataaATCCTGGCTTGTGGCCATGAGTATTACTGTCTTGTACCAGCTAGCCCTTGACTTAACCCCATTGAAAAGGTTGATTTTGTATGGCACTGATGGCAGTGGCACGAGGATTGGTTTATTAAATGCCAACCGAGAAGGGATATTCTCTACCTTGGGGTATGTGGCAATACACATGGCTGGTGTGCAGACAGGATCATATGTGCTTAAAAAAAGATCACATATCAAAGACGTGATAAAAGTAGCATATTGTATTCTACTGACAGCTGTTAGCCTCTTTATATCTCTTTATGTGGTTCAGGTAAATGTAGAAGCAGTATCTCGAAGAATGGCCAATTTAGCCTTTTGTATTTGGATAGTTGCTTCTAGCCTGATCCTTCTTAGCAGTTTATTACTGGGTGATATAATTTTGAGTTTTGCCAAGTTTGTAATTCAAGGGGCTGTAGTACCATGTTCTTGGCAACTGATCCAGTCGCCTGCtacaaataaaaagcattcagAATCTGTAGTTTCTGAAGCTGAAAGAAAGGAACCCAGTTTTTGTCTAATCACAGCTATGAACAGaaatcagttgatttttttcttgctgtcaAATGTAACAACTGGCCTGATCAACCTGTTGGTAGATACATTGCACAGCAGTACCTTGTGGGCCTTATTTGTGCTCAATCTCTATATGTTTACCAACTGTTTAATTGTATATATGCTACACTTGCAAGATAAGACTGTAAAATTTTGGTGA